The Bos indicus x Bos taurus breed Angus x Brahman F1 hybrid chromosome 11, Bos_hybrid_MaternalHap_v2.0, whole genome shotgun sequence genome includes a region encoding these proteins:
- the ZBTB26 gene encoding zinc finger and BTB domain-containing protein 26 has translation MSERSDLLHFKFENYGDSMLQKMNKLREENKFCDVTVLIDDIEVQGHKIVFAAGSPFLRDQFLLNDSREVKISILQSSEVGRQLLLSCYSGVLEFPEMELVNYLTAASFLQMSHIVERCTQALWKFIKPKQPMESKEGCEPQSASPQSKEHQGDARGSPKQDSPCIHPSEDSMDIEDSDIQIVKVESIGDVSEVRSKKDQNQFISSEPTALHSSEPQHSLINSTVENRVSEIEQNHLHNYALSYTGSDNIIMAAKDVFGPNIRGVDKGLQWHHQCPKCTRVFRHLENYANHLKMHKLFMCLLCGKTFTQKGNLHRHMRVHAGIKPFQCKICGKTFSQKCSLQDHLNLHSGDKPHKCNYCDMVFAHKPVLRKHLKQLHGKNSFDNANERNVQDLTVDFDSFACTTVTDSKGCQPQPDATQVLDAGKLAQAVLNLRNDSTCVN, from the coding sequence ATGTCTGAAAGATCAGATCTCCTTCACTTCAAGTTTGAAAATTATGGAGATTCAATGTtacaaaaaatgaacaaattaagaGAAGAGAATAAATTTTGTGATGTTACAGTTCTCATAGATGATATTGAGGTACAGGGGCATAAAATTGTGTTTGCTGCAGGTTCCCCCTTCTTAAGAGACCAGTTTTTACTGAACGATTCGAGAGAGGTGAAAATCTCCATATTGCAGAGTTCCGAAGTGGGGAGACAATTGCTCTTGTCGTGCTATAGTGGTGTGCTGGAATTCCCCGAGATGGAACTGGTCAATTACTTGACCGCTGCGAGTTTTCTTCAGATGAGTCACATTGTAGAACGGTGCACGCAGGCCTTGTGGAAGTTTATAAAGCCAAAACAGCCAATGGAAAGTAAAGAGGGATGTGAACCACAGAGTGCTTCTCCCCAGTCGAAAGAACATCAGGGAGATGCCAGAGGCTCCCCAAAGCAGGACTCACCTTGTATTCACCCATCTGAAGACAGTATGGATATAGAGGACAGTGATATTCAGATTGTTAAGGTAGAATCTATTGGGGATGTATCAGAGGTTAGAAGTAAAAAAGATCAGAACCAGTTTATTTCTTCTGAACCCACTGCTTTACATTCATCCGAGCCCCAGCACTCTCTGATAAATTCAACTGTGGAAAACAGAGTAAGTGAAATAGAGCAAAACCATCTCCACAATTATGCCCTCTCTTACACAGGCAGTGATAACATCATCATGGCCGCGAAAGATGTCTTTGGGCCTAATATTCGAGGTGTAGACAAAGGCCTGCAGTGGCATCACCAGTGCCCAAAGTGTACCAGGGTGTTTCGTCACCTGGAGAACTAcgccaaccatttaaaaatgcacaaactCTTTATGTGTCTACTCTGCGGCAAGACTTTTACTCAGAAAGGCAACCTTCATCGACACATGCGTGTGCATGCCGGCATTAAACCTTTCCAGTGTAAAATCTGTGGGAAAACCTTTTCTCAGAAGTGTTCCTTACAGGATCATCTTAACCTTCACAGTGGAGATAAGCCCCATAAGTGTAACTATTGTGACATGGTTTTTGCACATAAGCCAGTTTTGAGGAAGCACCTTAAACAGCTGCATGGCAAAAACAGCTTTGATAATGCCAATGAAAGAAATGTGCAAGACCTCACTGTGGACTTTGATTCTTTTGCGTGTACAACAGTCACAGACTCTAAAGGGTGTCAGCCGCAGCCTGATGCGACACAGGTCCTGGATGCCGGTAAACTGGCCCAAGCTGTCCTGAACTTAAGGAACGATAGCACTTGCGTGAATTAA